Sequence from the Maribacter algicola genome:
TGGTTCAGTTATGCCTATAATGACAACAAATACACCTTTAATACCTTAATACCGCCCAGCTTTCCCAACAATTTGGAGTTGGAACACTCCTTTACCCTGGCCGGAAATTATAATTACAACGATTTTAAAATAGGTATTGGTTTTAACTACAGATCGGGCAAGCCGTATACCAGGCCAGACGTTACTAACCCCCTCGACACCTCAACATTTCCAAATGAAATAAACTATGAGACCCCAAACAGCAGTAGCTTACCGGAATATTTTAGGGCCGATGCTTCCGCAACCTATGATTTTAATCTGAGCAAAACCCTACGAGCATCGGTAGGTGCTTCTGTTCTGAATTTTACAAACAGAAAGAACCTATTGAACACCTATTATAGACTAAACGAGAGCAATGAAATCGAAACGGTTCAACGGGTATCTCTTGGTGTAACGCCCAATGCAAGTTTTCGAATCAGGTTTTGATGTTACATTCTTGCCGGAACTTCGATTCCCAGCAAACTGAAAGCCACTTTGATGGTATCCCCAACTTTTTTTGACAATTGTACCCTGAAGATTTTTTTTTGCTCATCGGCTTCGCCAAGTATGGATACCTGTTGATAAAAAGAATTGAATTCCTTGACCAAATCGTACGTATAATTTGCAATCAACGCCGGACTATAATTTTCCGCAGCCTGTTGAATGGTTTCGGGAAACAGCTGTATTTGCTTCAGAAGTTCCTTTTCTTTTATATGGAGCTCTGAAATTTGTGTGGTCGCCTCAATATTTACATGGGTCTCTTCCGCCTTTCTTAAAATAGACTGGATGCGGGCGTAGGTATATTGAATAAAGGGACCAGTATTCCCTTGAAAATCGACAGACTCCTCGGGGTCAAACAAAATTCGCTTCTTTGGATCTACCTTTAGTATGTAGTACTTTAGAGCCCCAAGTCCTATCATTTTGTAGAGTTCAGCGCGTTCCTCTTCTGAATAGCCTTCTAGCTTGCCCAGTTCCTTTGAGATCGCCTCAGCTGTTTTGGTCATATCTTCCATAAGGTCATCGGCATCCACAACCGTTCCTTCCCTACTCTTCATTTTTCCACTGGGCAGATCCACCATGCCATAACTTAAATGATATAGTTTTTCGGCCCATGAAAACCCGAGCTTTTTCAGAATCAAAAACAACACCTTGAAATGATAGTCCTGTTCATTTCCAACGGTATAGACCATACCGTTTATATCCGGGTAATCCTTGACCCTTTGTATGGCCGTGCCTATATCCTGGGTCATATACACGGCAGTACCATCGGAACGCAGTACGATTTTTTCGTCAAGGCCCTCATCGGTCAAATCTATCCAAACACTGCCATCCTCCTTTTTATTGAAAACTCCCTTTTCCAGACCTTCAGCCACCACGTCCTTACCCAACAAATAGGTATCACTTTCGTAATAATAGGTGTCAAAATCCACTCCAAGGTTCCTGTAAGTTATTTCAAACCCGTCATACACCCATCCGTTCATCTTCTTCCAAAGGGCTACGACCTCCTCATCACCGGCCTCCCACTTTTGGAGCATTTTTTGAGCTTCCAATAAGATAGGCGCCTCCTTTTCGGCCACATTTTTATCTACTCCTTTATCAATCAGTTGTTCAATTTCCGCTTTATAAGCCTTATCAAAAGCTACATAATAATTACCTACCAATTTGTCCCCTTTTAGACTGGTACTTTTAGGTGTTTCGCCCTGTCCAAATCGCTGCCATGCCAGCATGCTCTTACAGATGTGGATGCCCCGGTCATTGATAATTTGGGTCTTATAGACTTTCTTACCGGAAGCTTTTAGAATTTCGGCTACGGAATAGCCCAAGAGATTGTTTCGAATATGACCCAAATGCAAGGGCTTGTTGGTATTGGGGGAAGAATATTCGACCATTACGGCCTCGTTTGAAGATGGAACAAGTCCAAAATTAGCATCTTCTTTTACACTATCGAAAAACTCTAGATAATATGTATCCGAAATAATGATATTCAAGAATCCCTTCACCACGTTAAAACCGGCAACTTCCACTACTTCCTTTTCCAGATAGGAGCCTATCACTTCCCCTATTTGGACCGGATTTCCCTTAACCTGTCTGAGCATAGGAAAAACGACAATGGTAATATCCCCTTCAAAATCCTTTCGAGTGGGCTGAAATTCCACTGATTCCAATGCTACACCATAGTGGGACGAGATTGCCTCCTTGACCTTCGCCTCTAAAACTACTTGAATATTCATCTGCTAGGATTTAAGGCTGCAAAACTAAGCATTTTTTGTCCTTTTAAGTCGAATCTATAGTCATTACCCCTTCTTTTCTGTAACTTTAATTATCCCATTT
This genomic interval carries:
- the argS gene encoding arginine--tRNA ligase; protein product: MNIQVVLEAKVKEAISSHYGVALESVEFQPTRKDFEGDITIVVFPMLRQVKGNPVQIGEVIGSYLEKEVVEVAGFNVVKGFLNIIISDTYYLEFFDSVKEDANFGLVPSSNEAVMVEYSSPNTNKPLHLGHIRNNLLGYSVAEILKASGKKVYKTQIINDRGIHICKSMLAWQRFGQGETPKSTSLKGDKLVGNYYVAFDKAYKAEIEQLIDKGVDKNVAEKEAPILLEAQKMLQKWEAGDEEVVALWKKMNGWVYDGFEITYRNLGVDFDTYYYESDTYLLGKDVVAEGLEKGVFNKKEDGSVWIDLTDEGLDEKIVLRSDGTAVYMTQDIGTAIQRVKDYPDINGMVYTVGNEQDYHFKVLFLILKKLGFSWAEKLYHLSYGMVDLPSGKMKSREGTVVDADDLMEDMTKTAEAISKELGKLEGYSEEERAELYKMIGLGALKYYILKVDPKKRILFDPEESVDFQGNTGPFIQYTYARIQSILRKAEETHVNIEATTQISELHIKEKELLKQIQLFPETIQQAAENYSPALIANYTYDLVKEFNSFYQQVSILGEADEQKKIFRVQLSKKVGDTIKVAFSLLGIEVPARM